From one Triticum urartu cultivar G1812 chromosome 3, Tu2.1, whole genome shotgun sequence genomic stretch:
- the LOC125548314 gene encoding uncharacterized protein LOC125548314, translating into MRRTGGAASASPPSASSPPAAPIPSLSSSSSPTPRALASIGPAGMAIFTPQLPCILCVVDLSSEIYNIDGRDAPPLPKVVPACATHTPRVTAGAFAGHGSLRAPAWLAMHCLPLRPEGMVRTRLGWLQCSSSTSTAPRDDETNQQKQASMEGLSRERCLCRSLALLPISAIRCHCLTLGISRLSFPPPFCTKKMTQLLGLWIFF; encoded by the exons ATGAGGCGCACCGGGGGAGCtgcctccgcctcgccgcccAGCGCATCCTCCCCTCCGGCCGCTCCGATCCCCTCGCTGTCCTCCAGCTCCAGCCCAACCCCGAGAGCGCTGGCGTCAATCGGCCCCGCCGGCATGGCCATATTCACACCGCAGCTTCCTTGCATCCTGTGCGTCGTCGACCTCTCCTCGGAAATCTACAACATCGATGGCAGGGACGCACCGCCGCTGCCTAAGGTCGTCCCTGCGTGCGCCACCCACACCCCGCGTGTAACGGCCGGGGCCTTCGCCGGCCACGGCAGTCTCCGCGCCCCGGCCTGGCTCGCCATGCACTGTCTCCCCCTACGACCTGAGGGTATGGTGCGTACGAGGTTGGGATGGCTCCAATGTTCTTCATCGACGTCCACGGCTCCACGAGATGACGAGACCAACCAGCAGAAGCAGgcatccatggagggattgagccGAGAGCGCTGCCTTTGTCGCTCTCTGGCTCTCCTGCCAATCTCCGCTATCCGGTGCCACTGTCTGACCCTCGGCATCAGCAGGCTCTCTTTCCCTCCTCCGTTCTGTACAAAAAAAATGACA CAGCTGCTGGGGTTGTGGATTTTTTTCTGA